Proteins co-encoded in one Prunus persica cultivar Lovell chromosome G6, Prunus_persica_NCBIv2, whole genome shotgun sequence genomic window:
- the LOC18774051 gene encoding uncharacterized protein LOC18774051 isoform X1: protein MLSVENLPPDPPCHPQALIKDSSDDEKASQTPSFPEVVDLSKPPLPKFSIRDYVFTSRSKDIQTNWPFSQKNLQLCLKHGVKDLLPPFQSLDAAKNQSIKRCTVENENESNLDIAESSGHDDHVVLDSSNNTILKEKLAEACTDTTTTSCRSEGENDFPSTTTSISQSEIEESVPTNRQSSPLLRTGTSLEAASVEVKAVSLPVVVANKRESKTRPSGKKCRLVVKFSSHSERSSTEDIASNCTAVSETMTSKICPVCKTFSSSSNTTLNAHIDQCLSGESTPKWTVDSNKLTRHRIKPRKTKLMVDIYTTAQHCTLEDLDRRNGSSWATSVSSFPTQDNEHSEMPVEEKRQRVSSAHPDDIDVGAVYVDANGTKVRILSKFDDAPSPSVPKVVEHLRPRKPLKRGKGSKFLSAKKQKRHASKHHKYLKLAPQSKNFFSSKAHSSQIHGSQESYGVKESSKDEGQQMEKQANSCNPGALRRWACSKRTGVVKKFNKKHVSQNFLVEGDQGGLDNCLVERNRAIKPMNFSGDQNSSPEKSGSTENVYYEAQDSDKSDCSPGRKRAGSPFPGADISDNLERSLQRNSNQFSEDRNFAPDSCNLNLTNSDGNFAPLSNNKVGSAAGLSENFDSPPDASTKPSKSRDASRSNAMKSPLSKKNVLSVGGGLSLTESNSIVAKSPAVKNQVHERVEVDKEVAPRNSEPDQRYDFMYNCAGKRSRRGDITDEISICRNTVLQRRQNRGSISISGRKETMALKSSQFASECYGHDEREKMDSSVRIDGLGDAQENQILGNDIVTETSSLIGVGETVTSFCNTVDPELHIPSGRFKAKSDCQKYKGPFSESEALASPADPRNSNEQEMFSADEVEDAPLGQNLSNADEMDSEVGQGSYFPEVDPIPIPGPPGSFLPSPRDMGSDDFQGNSSLTTSRVQSSQDQLDFIDGDSSDSPLSTTSTISNSTGTKCDLKYSEPLSSIGPQSVQDNIRSGLSHAIIDPCVEINAAAAQQITAIAAERLAFDRENFKVNKTSLERGPLSFKGNDQPCCCQRKERTFQGVALNYQESPLLRRRAMALPAMGKQVVCNPNTRTNNVETRSDMTDTFPNGFPTSRSEQMVFPVTKSSAGPIPLKGSPDGKGKLSGHSDCDSVSPSASNSILRLMGKNLMVVNRDEDASAPPVQAQSHAPINHLTSQFPTFSGVVPGNQNQFYHSFHHSLPHGSVIFGQDPHNKVGECFDTAHFNSFRTYSNPKTPQVVARGPVSLFSQQHTDVGFVASMESHEYKGDYNFPIPQNKNISKPIGAPAFQMERVMNTPDHRRRNSDSASSANKEIIIIDDPESEPDLACNVSNYSEGSREGQVVCSGIPVPAAPSYNSQRVNPFSCYESQDPSLLCGSPGLYNTALHTIPSRRGNASPARWSCTSEGSGVLQRTPILAASSSSRSHLRPTVYNSPSFS, encoded by the exons ATGTTATCCGTTGAAAACCTTCCACCAGATCCCCCATGTCATCCACAAGCACTGATCAAAGATAGTAGTGATGATGAGAAGGCCTCTCAAACTCCGTCCTTTCCAGAGGTAGTAGATCTATCAAAGCCACCCCTTCCCAAGTTCTCCATAAg AGATTATGTTTTTACTTCACGGAGCAAGGATATCCAGACCAACTGGCCTTTTTCCCAGAAGAATTTGCAACTTTGTTTGAAACATGGCGTGAAGGATCTGTTGCCACCATTTCAAAGTCTTGATGCAGCAAAGAACCAATCCATTAAGAGATGTActgttgaaaatgaaaacgaaAGCAATCTTGATATTGCAGAATCTTCTGGACATGATGATCATGTAGTATTGGACTCGTCCAACAATACCATACTGAAGGAGAAGCTAGCGGAAGCTTGCACGGACACAACAACAACTTCATGCAGGTCTGAAGGAGAAAATGATTTTCCATCCACAACTACAAGCATTTCTCAATCTGAAATAGAAGAGTCAGTTCCTACCAACAGGCAATCAAGCCCACTGTTAAGAACTGGTACTTCATTGGAAGCTGCCTCAGTTGAAGTTAAAGCTGTAAGTCTTCCTGTTGTTGTTGCCAACAAGAGAGAAAGCAAGACCCGACCCTCGGGTAAGAAGTGCAGATTGGTAGTAAAATTCAGCAGCCACTCCGAGAGAAGCTCAACTGAAGATATTGCTTCAAATTGTACTGCCGTTTCAGAAACAATGACTTCAAAAATTTGCCCTGTTTGCAAAACCTTCTCATCGTCTTCTAATACCACCTTGAATGCTCATATTGATCAGTGCCTTTCCGGGGAGTCAACTCCCAAGTGGACTGTGGATTCTAATAAACTAACAAGGCACAGAATTAAGCCAAGGAAGACCAAATTGATGGTGGATATATATACTACTGCCCAGCATTGCACATTAGAAGATCTTGATAGAAGAAATGGTTCCAGCTGGGCCACTAGTGTTTCAAGCTTTCCTACTCAGGATAATGAGCACTCTGAGATGCCTGTTGAAGAGAAAAGGCAAAGAGTGTCCTCAGCCCATCCTGATGATATCGATGTTGGTGCAGTCTATGTGGACGCCAATGGCACCAAAGTTAGGATTTTATCCAAGTTTGATGACGCGCCATCTCCATCAGTGCCTAAAGTGGTAGAGCATCTTCGACCAAGAAAACCTTTGAAACGGGGTAAAGGAAGCAAATTCCTTTCAGCCAAAAAGCAAAAGCGCCATGCATCTAAACATCACAAGTACCTTAAACTTGCTCCTCAAAGCAAAAACTTTTTCTCTTCCAAGGCTCATTCTTCTCAG ATTCATGGGAGTCAAGAAAGTTATGGAGTGAAAGAAAGTTCCAAGGACGAGGGACAGCAAATGGAGAAGCAGGCCAATTCCTGCAATCCTGGAGCTTTAAGACGATGGGCTTGCTCCAAACGGACTGGTGTTGTAAAGAAGTTCAACAAGAAGCATGTGTCtcagaattttttggttgagGGTGATCAAGGAGGTTTAGATAACTGTCTTGTGGAGAGAAACCGTGCTATAAAACCAATGAATTTTTCTGGAGATCAAAATTCTTCTCCAGAAAAAAGTGGGAGCACAGAGAATGTATATTATGAAGCTCAAGACAGTGACAAGAGTGACTGCTCTCCTGGGAGAAAGAGAGCAGGAAGTCCCTTTCCTGGTGCTGATATCAGCGATAATCTTGAGAGGTCCCTTCAGCGAAACTCCAATCAGTTTAGTGAAGACAGAAATTTTGCTCCTGATAGTTGCAACCTGAACCTCACAAACTCTGACGGGAACTTTGCACCTTTGAGCAACAATAAAGTTGGTTCTGCTGCAGGTctatctgaaaattttgatagTCCTCCAGATGCTAGCACAAAACCATCTAAGAGTCGTGATGCCTCCAGATCAAATGCCATGAAATCCCCcttatcaaagaaaaatgtgTTGTCTGTTGGCGGTGGGTTATCTTTGACTGAATCCAATTCCATTGTGGCTAAAAGCCCAGCTGTTAAGAATCAAGTGCATGAAAGGGTCGAAGTTGATAAAGAGGTTGCTCCCCGGAATTCTGAGCCTGATCAACGGTATGATTTCATGTATAATTGTGCTGGAAAGCGGTCTAGAAGAGGAGATATTACTGACGAAATATCTATTTGCAGAAACACTGTGTTGCAAAGGAGACAAAATAGAGGTTCCATAAGTATCTCTGGAAGGAAAGAAACCATGGCCTTGAAGAGTTCACAATTTGCATCCGAGTGTTATGGACATGATGAGAGGGAAAAGATGGATTCTTCTGTTAGAATTGATGGCTTGGGAGACGCTCAGGAGAATCAAATCCTCGGTAATGACATTGTTACTGAAACGTCTTCCCTAATAGGTGTTGGGGAGACTGTTACTAGTTTTTGCAATACAGTAGATCCTGAACTTCACATACCGAGTGGCCGTTTCAAAGCCAAATCCGACTGTCAAAAATATAAGGGACCTTTTTCCGAATCTGAAGCACTGGCAAGTCCAGCTGATCCAAGAAATAGTAACGAGCAAGAGATGTTTTCTGCTGATGAAGTGGAAGACGCCCCACTCGGGCAGAATCTTAGTAATGCCGACGAAATGGACTCGGAAGTTGGCCAGGGAAGCTATTTTCCCGAGGTTGATCCAATACCTATTCCAGGGCCACCAGGATCATTTTTGCCAAGTCCTAGAGATATGGGGTCAGATGATTTTCAAGGGAACTCTTCACTAACCACGAGCCGAGTTCAATCATCTCAAGATCAGCTTGATTTTATTGATGGGGATTCATCAGATTCACCTCTTTCTACAACATCAACCATCTCTAATTCCACTGGGACAAAATGTGATCTGAAGTATTCTGAACCATTATCATCTATAGGACCTCAATCAGTTCAAGACAACATCAGGTCGGGCCTATCACATGCAATCATTGATCCTTGTGTAGAAATTAATGCTGCTGCAGCTCAACAGATAACTGCTATAGCAGCAGAAAGACTTGCTTTTGATAGAGAGAACTTTAAAGTCAACAAGACATCTCTTGAGAGGGGACCTCTCAGCTTCAAAGGTAACGATCAACCTTGCTGTTGTCAAAGAAAGGAGAGAACCTTTCAGGGTGTGGCTTTAAATTATCAAGAATCACCGCTATTAAGGCGACGAGCAATGGCACTGCCTGCCATGGGAAAGCAAGTGGTTTGCAATCCAAACACAAGAACCAACAATGTGGAGACGAGGTCTGACATGACAGACACCTTTCCGAATGGTTTCCCAACTTCAAGATCTGAACAGATGGTTTTCCCTGTCACTAAGTCATCTGCAGGTCCCATTCCTTTGAAGGGTTCTCCAGATGGCAAAGGGAAGTTATCTGGTCACAGTGATTGTGATTCTGTTAGTCCATCTGCTTCTAATTCCATACTCCGGCTGATGGGAAAGAATTTGATGGTGGTCAATAGAGATGAAGATGCATCAGCTCCGCCGGTGCAGGCCCAATCACATGCCCCAATTAACCATCTAACTTCACAGTTCCCAACATTCTCAGGAGTTGTTCCTGGCAATCAAAATCAGTTTTACCATTCCTTCCATCATAGTCTTCCTCATGGTTCAGTTATCTTTGGTCAAGATCCCCATAACAAAGTGGGGGAATGCTTTGATACAGCGCACTTCAACAGTTTTAGGACCTACAGCAATCCGAAGACACCACAAGTGGTTGCACGAGGACCTGTAAGCTTGTTTTCACAGCAGCATACGGATGTTGGTTTTGTGGCATCCATGGAATCTCATGAGTATAAAGGTGACTACAATTTTCCAATCCCACAGAACAAGAATATAAGCAAACCCATTGGAGCACCCGCATTTCAAATGGAGAGAGTTATGAACACTCCTGACCACCGACGCAGGAATTCAGATTCTGCTTCCAGTGCAAATAAAGAGATTATCATAATTGATGATCCTGAAAGTGAACCAGATTTGGCCTGTAATGTTTCAAACTACTCAGAAGGGTCGAGGGAAGGCCAAGTAGTGTGTTCTGGCATTCCAGTTCCAGCAGCTCCCAGTTATAACTCACAGCGTGTGAATCCTTTCTCTTGTTATGAGTCACAGGacccttctcttctctgtgGATCACCAGGTTTGTACAACACCGCCTTGCATACAATTCCCTCCCGACGAGGCAATGCAAGTCCTGCCCGGTGGAGTTGTACTTCAGAAGGTTCTGGTGTGCTGCAGCGGACTCCTATTCTTGCGGCATCGTCATCTTCAAGAAGTCATCTGAGACCTACAGTTTACAATTCTCCGAGCTTCTCATAG
- the LOC18774051 gene encoding uncharacterized protein LOC18774051 isoform X2, whose product MLSVENLPPDPPCHPQALIKDSSDDEKASQTPSFPEVVDLSKPPLPKFSIRDYVFTSRSKDIQTNWPFSQKNLQLCLKHGVKDLLPPFQSLDAAKNQSIKRCTVENENESNLDIAESSGHDDHVVLDSSNNTILKEKLAEACTDTTTTSCRSEGENDFPSTTTSISQSEIEESVPTNRQSSPLLRTGTSLEAASVEVKAVSLPVVVANKRESKTRPSGKKCRLVVKFSSHSERSSTEDIASNCTAVSETMTSKICPVCKTFSSSSNTTLNAHIDQCLSGESTPKWTVDSNKLTRHRIKPRKTKLMVDIYTTAQHCTLEDLDRRNGSSWATSVSSFPTQDNEHSEMPVEEKRQRVSSAHPDDIDVGAVYVDANGTKVRILSKFDDAPSPSVPKVVEHLRPRKPLKRGKGSKFLSAKKQKRHASKHHKYLKLAPQSKNFFSSKAHSSQIHGSQESYGVKESSKDEGQQMEKQANSCNPGALRRWACSKRTGVVKKFNKKHVSQNFLVEGDQGGLDNCLVERNRAIKPMNFSGDQNSSPEKSGSTENVYYEAQDSDKSDCSPGRKRAGSPFPGADISDNLERSLQRNSNQFSEDRNFAPDSCNLNLTNSDGNFAPLSNNKVGSAAGLSENFDSPPDASTKPSKSRDASRSNAMKSPLSKKNVLSVGGGLSLTESNSIVAKSPAVKNQVHERVEVDKEVAPRNSEPDQRNTVLQRRQNRGSISISGRKETMALKSSQFASECYGHDEREKMDSSVRIDGLGDAQENQILGNDIVTETSSLIGVGETVTSFCNTVDPELHIPSGRFKAKSDCQKYKGPFSESEALASPADPRNSNEQEMFSADEVEDAPLGQNLSNADEMDSEVGQGSYFPEVDPIPIPGPPGSFLPSPRDMGSDDFQGNSSLTTSRVQSSQDQLDFIDGDSSDSPLSTTSTISNSTGTKCDLKYSEPLSSIGPQSVQDNIRSGLSHAIIDPCVEINAAAAQQITAIAAERLAFDRENFKVNKTSLERGPLSFKGNDQPCCCQRKERTFQGVALNYQESPLLRRRAMALPAMGKQVVCNPNTRTNNVETRSDMTDTFPNGFPTSRSEQMVFPVTKSSAGPIPLKGSPDGKGKLSGHSDCDSVSPSASNSILRLMGKNLMVVNRDEDASAPPVQAQSHAPINHLTSQFPTFSGVVPGNQNQFYHSFHHSLPHGSVIFGQDPHNKVGECFDTAHFNSFRTYSNPKTPQVVARGPVSLFSQQHTDVGFVASMESHEYKGDYNFPIPQNKNISKPIGAPAFQMERVMNTPDHRRRNSDSASSANKEIIIIDDPESEPDLACNVSNYSEGSREGQVVCSGIPVPAAPSYNSQRVNPFSCYESQDPSLLCGSPGLYNTALHTIPSRRGNASPARWSCTSEGSGVLQRTPILAASSSSRSHLRPTVYNSPSFS is encoded by the exons ATGTTATCCGTTGAAAACCTTCCACCAGATCCCCCATGTCATCCACAAGCACTGATCAAAGATAGTAGTGATGATGAGAAGGCCTCTCAAACTCCGTCCTTTCCAGAGGTAGTAGATCTATCAAAGCCACCCCTTCCCAAGTTCTCCATAAg AGATTATGTTTTTACTTCACGGAGCAAGGATATCCAGACCAACTGGCCTTTTTCCCAGAAGAATTTGCAACTTTGTTTGAAACATGGCGTGAAGGATCTGTTGCCACCATTTCAAAGTCTTGATGCAGCAAAGAACCAATCCATTAAGAGATGTActgttgaaaatgaaaacgaaAGCAATCTTGATATTGCAGAATCTTCTGGACATGATGATCATGTAGTATTGGACTCGTCCAACAATACCATACTGAAGGAGAAGCTAGCGGAAGCTTGCACGGACACAACAACAACTTCATGCAGGTCTGAAGGAGAAAATGATTTTCCATCCACAACTACAAGCATTTCTCAATCTGAAATAGAAGAGTCAGTTCCTACCAACAGGCAATCAAGCCCACTGTTAAGAACTGGTACTTCATTGGAAGCTGCCTCAGTTGAAGTTAAAGCTGTAAGTCTTCCTGTTGTTGTTGCCAACAAGAGAGAAAGCAAGACCCGACCCTCGGGTAAGAAGTGCAGATTGGTAGTAAAATTCAGCAGCCACTCCGAGAGAAGCTCAACTGAAGATATTGCTTCAAATTGTACTGCCGTTTCAGAAACAATGACTTCAAAAATTTGCCCTGTTTGCAAAACCTTCTCATCGTCTTCTAATACCACCTTGAATGCTCATATTGATCAGTGCCTTTCCGGGGAGTCAACTCCCAAGTGGACTGTGGATTCTAATAAACTAACAAGGCACAGAATTAAGCCAAGGAAGACCAAATTGATGGTGGATATATATACTACTGCCCAGCATTGCACATTAGAAGATCTTGATAGAAGAAATGGTTCCAGCTGGGCCACTAGTGTTTCAAGCTTTCCTACTCAGGATAATGAGCACTCTGAGATGCCTGTTGAAGAGAAAAGGCAAAGAGTGTCCTCAGCCCATCCTGATGATATCGATGTTGGTGCAGTCTATGTGGACGCCAATGGCACCAAAGTTAGGATTTTATCCAAGTTTGATGACGCGCCATCTCCATCAGTGCCTAAAGTGGTAGAGCATCTTCGACCAAGAAAACCTTTGAAACGGGGTAAAGGAAGCAAATTCCTTTCAGCCAAAAAGCAAAAGCGCCATGCATCTAAACATCACAAGTACCTTAAACTTGCTCCTCAAAGCAAAAACTTTTTCTCTTCCAAGGCTCATTCTTCTCAG ATTCATGGGAGTCAAGAAAGTTATGGAGTGAAAGAAAGTTCCAAGGACGAGGGACAGCAAATGGAGAAGCAGGCCAATTCCTGCAATCCTGGAGCTTTAAGACGATGGGCTTGCTCCAAACGGACTGGTGTTGTAAAGAAGTTCAACAAGAAGCATGTGTCtcagaattttttggttgagGGTGATCAAGGAGGTTTAGATAACTGTCTTGTGGAGAGAAACCGTGCTATAAAACCAATGAATTTTTCTGGAGATCAAAATTCTTCTCCAGAAAAAAGTGGGAGCACAGAGAATGTATATTATGAAGCTCAAGACAGTGACAAGAGTGACTGCTCTCCTGGGAGAAAGAGAGCAGGAAGTCCCTTTCCTGGTGCTGATATCAGCGATAATCTTGAGAGGTCCCTTCAGCGAAACTCCAATCAGTTTAGTGAAGACAGAAATTTTGCTCCTGATAGTTGCAACCTGAACCTCACAAACTCTGACGGGAACTTTGCACCTTTGAGCAACAATAAAGTTGGTTCTGCTGCAGGTctatctgaaaattttgatagTCCTCCAGATGCTAGCACAAAACCATCTAAGAGTCGTGATGCCTCCAGATCAAATGCCATGAAATCCCCcttatcaaagaaaaatgtgTTGTCTGTTGGCGGTGGGTTATCTTTGACTGAATCCAATTCCATTGTGGCTAAAAGCCCAGCTGTTAAGAATCAAGTGCATGAAAGGGTCGAAGTTGATAAAGAGGTTGCTCCCCGGAATTCTGAGCCTGATCAACG AAACACTGTGTTGCAAAGGAGACAAAATAGAGGTTCCATAAGTATCTCTGGAAGGAAAGAAACCATGGCCTTGAAGAGTTCACAATTTGCATCCGAGTGTTATGGACATGATGAGAGGGAAAAGATGGATTCTTCTGTTAGAATTGATGGCTTGGGAGACGCTCAGGAGAATCAAATCCTCGGTAATGACATTGTTACTGAAACGTCTTCCCTAATAGGTGTTGGGGAGACTGTTACTAGTTTTTGCAATACAGTAGATCCTGAACTTCACATACCGAGTGGCCGTTTCAAAGCCAAATCCGACTGTCAAAAATATAAGGGACCTTTTTCCGAATCTGAAGCACTGGCAAGTCCAGCTGATCCAAGAAATAGTAACGAGCAAGAGATGTTTTCTGCTGATGAAGTGGAAGACGCCCCACTCGGGCAGAATCTTAGTAATGCCGACGAAATGGACTCGGAAGTTGGCCAGGGAAGCTATTTTCCCGAGGTTGATCCAATACCTATTCCAGGGCCACCAGGATCATTTTTGCCAAGTCCTAGAGATATGGGGTCAGATGATTTTCAAGGGAACTCTTCACTAACCACGAGCCGAGTTCAATCATCTCAAGATCAGCTTGATTTTATTGATGGGGATTCATCAGATTCACCTCTTTCTACAACATCAACCATCTCTAATTCCACTGGGACAAAATGTGATCTGAAGTATTCTGAACCATTATCATCTATAGGACCTCAATCAGTTCAAGACAACATCAGGTCGGGCCTATCACATGCAATCATTGATCCTTGTGTAGAAATTAATGCTGCTGCAGCTCAACAGATAACTGCTATAGCAGCAGAAAGACTTGCTTTTGATAGAGAGAACTTTAAAGTCAACAAGACATCTCTTGAGAGGGGACCTCTCAGCTTCAAAGGTAACGATCAACCTTGCTGTTGTCAAAGAAAGGAGAGAACCTTTCAGGGTGTGGCTTTAAATTATCAAGAATCACCGCTATTAAGGCGACGAGCAATGGCACTGCCTGCCATGGGAAAGCAAGTGGTTTGCAATCCAAACACAAGAACCAACAATGTGGAGACGAGGTCTGACATGACAGACACCTTTCCGAATGGTTTCCCAACTTCAAGATCTGAACAGATGGTTTTCCCTGTCACTAAGTCATCTGCAGGTCCCATTCCTTTGAAGGGTTCTCCAGATGGCAAAGGGAAGTTATCTGGTCACAGTGATTGTGATTCTGTTAGTCCATCTGCTTCTAATTCCATACTCCGGCTGATGGGAAAGAATTTGATGGTGGTCAATAGAGATGAAGATGCATCAGCTCCGCCGGTGCAGGCCCAATCACATGCCCCAATTAACCATCTAACTTCACAGTTCCCAACATTCTCAGGAGTTGTTCCTGGCAATCAAAATCAGTTTTACCATTCCTTCCATCATAGTCTTCCTCATGGTTCAGTTATCTTTGGTCAAGATCCCCATAACAAAGTGGGGGAATGCTTTGATACAGCGCACTTCAACAGTTTTAGGACCTACAGCAATCCGAAGACACCACAAGTGGTTGCACGAGGACCTGTAAGCTTGTTTTCACAGCAGCATACGGATGTTGGTTTTGTGGCATCCATGGAATCTCATGAGTATAAAGGTGACTACAATTTTCCAATCCCACAGAACAAGAATATAAGCAAACCCATTGGAGCACCCGCATTTCAAATGGAGAGAGTTATGAACACTCCTGACCACCGACGCAGGAATTCAGATTCTGCTTCCAGTGCAAATAAAGAGATTATCATAATTGATGATCCTGAAAGTGAACCAGATTTGGCCTGTAATGTTTCAAACTACTCAGAAGGGTCGAGGGAAGGCCAAGTAGTGTGTTCTGGCATTCCAGTTCCAGCAGCTCCCAGTTATAACTCACAGCGTGTGAATCCTTTCTCTTGTTATGAGTCACAGGacccttctcttctctgtgGATCACCAGGTTTGTACAACACCGCCTTGCATACAATTCCCTCCCGACGAGGCAATGCAAGTCCTGCCCGGTGGAGTTGTACTTCAGAAGGTTCTGGTGTGCTGCAGCGGACTCCTATTCTTGCGGCATCGTCATCTTCAAGAAGTCATCTGAGACCTACAGTTTACAATTCTCCGAGCTTCTCATAG